Proteins from a single region of Oenanthe melanoleuca isolate GR-GAL-2019-014 chromosome 12, OMel1.0, whole genome shotgun sequence:
- the ABHD6 gene encoding monoacylglycerol lipase ABHD6, whose protein sequence is MDLDLLNMFVIAGGTLAIPILAFVASFLLWPSALIRIYYWYWRRALGMQVRYANYDDYQFCYSYRGRPGYRPSILMLHGFSAHKDMWLSIVKFLPKNLHLICVDMPGHEGTTRSDLDDYSISGQAKRIHQFVECIKLNKKPFHLVGTSMGGNVAGVYAAQYPEDICSLTLICPAGLPSTTDSKFIKQLRELQESKRIDRIPLIPSTPEEMAEMLKLCSYVRFKVPQQILQGLVDVRIPHNEFYRKLFLEIVDEKSRHSLHENMSKIKAPTQVIWGKQDQVLDVSGASVLAGAIPDCHVYILENCGHSVVVERPRKTANLILEFLALLHSIDNNKKQA, encoded by the exons ATGGATCTGGATTTGCTGAACATGTTTGTCATTGCTGGTGGCACCCTGGCCATCCCCATCCTGGCCTTCGTGGCCTCATTCCTCCTCTGGCCCTCGGCGCTCATCCGCATCTACTACTG GTACTGGCGCCGAGCCTTGGGCATGCAGGTCAGATATGCAAACTACGATGACTATCAGTTTTGTTATTCCTATAGAGGAAGGCCTGGATACCGGCCGTCCATCCTCATGTTACATGGGTTCTCAGCCCACAAAGACATGTGGCTGTCCATAGTCAAG TTTCTGCCAAAGAACCTGCACTTGATATGTGTGGACATGCCTGGGCATGAGGGCACAACCCGCTCGGACTTGGATGATTACTCCATTAGTGGGCAAGCTAAGAGAATACACCAG TTCGTGGAGTGCATCAAGCTGAACAAAAAGCCCTTTCATCTGGTTGGCACTTCCATGGGGGGGAATGTTGCTGGCGTCTATGCTGCTCAGTACCCAGAAGATATTTGCAGCCTGACCCTCATCTGTCCTGCAG GCCTGCCAAGTACCACTGACAGCAAGTTCATCAAGCAGCTGCGGGAGCTGCAGGAGTCCAAACGCATTGACAGGATCCCTCTAATCCCCTCCACGCCCGAGGAGATGGCAGAGATGCTGAAGCTTTGCTCCTATGTTCGCTTCAAGGTGCCACAGCAG atcCTCCAGGGCCTCGTTGACGTTCGCATCCCACACAATGAATTCTACCGGAAAC TGTTTTTAGAAATCGTGGATGAAAAGTCCAGGCACTCTCTCCATGAGAACATGAGCAAGATCAAAGCACCGACACAGGTCATCTGGGGAAAGCAGGACCAG GTCCTGGATGTGTCTGGTGCCAGTGTTTTAGCAGGTGCTATTCCAGACTGCCATGTGTACATCCTGGAGAACTGTGGGCACTCCGTGGTGGTGGAGCGGCCCCGCAAGACAGCCAACCTCATCCTGGAGTTCCTGGCGCTGCTGCACAGCATAGACAACAACAAGAAGCAGGCATGA